A DNA window from Bombus huntii isolate Logan2020A chromosome 10, iyBomHunt1.1, whole genome shotgun sequence contains the following coding sequences:
- the LOC126870065 gene encoding glutathione hydrolase 7-like isoform X3, with translation MIVTLITSFFTCSGEECPLTKSRSYKYTLTMYCGDGLKFIISCFTILTISITTTLILQILYADGSPQNTAGVHGAVATDYTNCSQIGTKILRKGGNAIDAAVAATICMTVVAPHKTGLGGGGYMMLYNHKEQTEPIIIDFANNTIKDGIRIPAVLRGLEYAHTLKGKLPWSEIVKPSVSLAKEGFVVSKELASEVSKNIDYEILYGHISAGDILKLHDLSNLLNAVGLEGTNVLYNGTFSQKLLHDRIKLSKLLPQLVNYKPDVYIAKKSSFYKHVIYYPPHMSLLKSMIAALEDLNISTDNASIVGADMQVAKTLINSVSMPLQLKQHVEEERYTGVVAMDWEDTYVCIITGLGAPFGLGYMSTVGFLLDKADTNNTLSMLVPIIFHNEKALCGLRGVFGTDDTLIIGQLLYSIIVRQLNVSEAIEYPRYYFSSDGFVIENDPKHSIDTLIRNQLNLIVPAPHLKTDSVLKSVNAIIKRKDLMSSHSDSRGGGLASRF, from the exons ATGATTGTTACTTTGATTACTTCATTTTTTACAT gCTCTGGAGAAGAATGTCCTTTAACAAAAAGTAGAAGTTATAAATACACGTTAACTATGTATTGTGGAGATggtttaaaattcattataagCTGTTTCACCATTTTGACAATTTCTATTACAACAacattaattttacaaatattatatgcTGATGGAAGCCCACAG AATACTGCTGGTGTACATGGTGCTGTTGCAACAGATTATACAAATTGTTCACAAATTGGAACCAAAATATTACGGAAAGGCGGTAATGCAATAGATGCAGCTGTAGCAGCTACTATTTGTATGACAGTAGTTGCTCCACATAAGACTGGTCTGGGTGG aggTGGTTATATGATGTTATATAATCATAAAGAACAGACAGAACCAATTATTATTGATTTTGctaataatacaattaaag ATGGGATACGTATACCAGCAGTATTAAGGGGATTAGAATATGCACATACATTAAAAGGTAAACTACCATGGAGTGAAATTGTTAAACCTTCTGTATCTTTAGCCAAAGAAGGATTTGTTGTATCAAAGGAGCTAGCAAGTGAAGTATcaaaaaatattgattatgaaattttatatggGCACATTAGTGCAGGAGATATACTAAAGTTACACGATCTTAGCAATTTGTTAAATGCTGTAGGACTGGAAGGAACTAATG taTTATACAATGGAACTTTTTCACAAAAGCTTTTACATGATAGAATTAAACTATCAAAGCTACTTCCACAGTTAGTAAATTATAAACCTGATGTATATATAGCAAAAAAGTCAAGCTTTTATAaacatgtaatatattatcCTCCACATATGTCATTATTAAAATCAATGATTGCAGCACTGGAAGATCTTAACATATCTACTGATAATGCATCCATAGTAGGAGCAGATATGCAAGTAGCTAAAACATTAATAAATTCAGTATCAATGCCATTACAATTAAAACAACATG TTGAAGAAGAAAGATATACTGGAGTTGTTGCAATGGATTGGGAAGATACTTATGTTTGTATTATAAC TGGACTTGGTGCACCATTTGGTCTTGGATATATGTCAACTGTTGGCTTCCTGCTAGATAAAGCTGATACCAATAATACCTTATCTATGCTTGTTCCCATAATCTTTCATAATGAAAAAGCATTATGTGGATTAAGAGGAGTGTTTGGAACTGATGATACATTAATTATTGGACAATTATTGTACAGTATCATAGTGCGTCAATTAAATGTTTCTGAAGCTATTGAATACCCAAG GTATTATTTTTCATCAGATGGATTTGTGATAGAAAATGATCCAAAACATTCTATAGATACATTAATACGAAATCAATTAAACTTAATAGTACCAGCACCACATTTAAAGACTGATTCAGTATTAAAAAGCGTGAATGCAAtcataaaaaggaaagatctAATGTCAAGTCATTCAGATAGTCGTGGAGGTGGCCTTGCATcaagattttaa
- the LOC126870065 gene encoding glutathione hydrolase 7-like isoform X2, which produces MRYNNSCSGEECPLTKSRSYKYTLTMYCGDGLKFIISCFTILTISITTTLILQILYADGSPQNTAGVHGAVATDYTNCSQIGTKILRKGGNAIDAAVAATICMTVVAPHKTGLGGGGYMMLYNHKEQTEPIIIDFANNTIKDNFLQDGIRIPAVLRGLEYAHTLKGKLPWSEIVKPSVSLAKEGFVVSKELASEVSKNIDYEILYGHISAGDILKLHDLSNLLNAVGLEGTNVLYNGTFSQKLLHDRIKLSKLLPQLVNYKPDVYIAKKSSFYKHVIYYPPHMSLLKSMIAALEDLNISTDNASIVGADMQVAKTLINSVSMPLQLKQHVEEERYTGVVAMDWEDTYVCIITGLGAPFGLGYMSTVGFLLDKADTNNTLSMLVPIIFHNEKALCGLRGVFGTDDTLIIGQLLYSIIVRQLNVSEAIEYPRYYFSSDGFVIENDPKHSIDTLIRNQLNLIVPAPHLKTDSVLKSVNAIIKRKDLMSSHSDSRGGGLASRF; this is translated from the exons ATGCGctataataattctt gCTCTGGAGAAGAATGTCCTTTAACAAAAAGTAGAAGTTATAAATACACGTTAACTATGTATTGTGGAGATggtttaaaattcattataagCTGTTTCACCATTTTGACAATTTCTATTACAACAacattaattttacaaatattatatgcTGATGGAAGCCCACAG AATACTGCTGGTGTACATGGTGCTGTTGCAACAGATTATACAAATTGTTCACAAATTGGAACCAAAATATTACGGAAAGGCGGTAATGCAATAGATGCAGCTGTAGCAGCTACTATTTGTATGACAGTAGTTGCTCCACATAAGACTGGTCTGGGTGG aggTGGTTATATGATGTTATATAATCATAAAGAACAGACAGAACCAATTATTATTGATTTTGctaataatacaattaaag ACAATTTTTTACAAGATGGGATACGTATACCAGCAGTATTAAGGGGATTAGAATATGCACATACATTAAAAGGTAAACTACCATGGAGTGAAATTGTTAAACCTTCTGTATCTTTAGCCAAAGAAGGATTTGTTGTATCAAAGGAGCTAGCAAGTGAAGTATcaaaaaatattgattatgaaattttatatggGCACATTAGTGCAGGAGATATACTAAAGTTACACGATCTTAGCAATTTGTTAAATGCTGTAGGACTGGAAGGAACTAATG taTTATACAATGGAACTTTTTCACAAAAGCTTTTACATGATAGAATTAAACTATCAAAGCTACTTCCACAGTTAGTAAATTATAAACCTGATGTATATATAGCAAAAAAGTCAAGCTTTTATAaacatgtaatatattatcCTCCACATATGTCATTATTAAAATCAATGATTGCAGCACTGGAAGATCTTAACATATCTACTGATAATGCATCCATAGTAGGAGCAGATATGCAAGTAGCTAAAACATTAATAAATTCAGTATCAATGCCATTACAATTAAAACAACATG TTGAAGAAGAAAGATATACTGGAGTTGTTGCAATGGATTGGGAAGATACTTATGTTTGTATTATAAC TGGACTTGGTGCACCATTTGGTCTTGGATATATGTCAACTGTTGGCTTCCTGCTAGATAAAGCTGATACCAATAATACCTTATCTATGCTTGTTCCCATAATCTTTCATAATGAAAAAGCATTATGTGGATTAAGAGGAGTGTTTGGAACTGATGATACATTAATTATTGGACAATTATTGTACAGTATCATAGTGCGTCAATTAAATGTTTCTGAAGCTATTGAATACCCAAG GTATTATTTTTCATCAGATGGATTTGTGATAGAAAATGATCCAAAACATTCTATAGATACATTAATACGAAATCAATTAAACTTAATAGTACCAGCACCACATTTAAAGACTGATTCAGTATTAAAAAGCGTGAATGCAAtcataaaaaggaaagatctAATGTCAAGTCATTCAGATAGTCGTGGAGGTGGCCTTGCATcaagattttaa
- the LOC126870065 gene encoding glutathione hydrolase 7-like isoform X1 codes for MIVTLITSFFTCSGEECPLTKSRSYKYTLTMYCGDGLKFIISCFTILTISITTTLILQILYADGSPQNTAGVHGAVATDYTNCSQIGTKILRKGGNAIDAAVAATICMTVVAPHKTGLGGGGYMMLYNHKEQTEPIIIDFANNTIKDNFLQDGIRIPAVLRGLEYAHTLKGKLPWSEIVKPSVSLAKEGFVVSKELASEVSKNIDYEILYGHISAGDILKLHDLSNLLNAVGLEGTNVLYNGTFSQKLLHDRIKLSKLLPQLVNYKPDVYIAKKSSFYKHVIYYPPHMSLLKSMIAALEDLNISTDNASIVGADMQVAKTLINSVSMPLQLKQHVEEERYTGVVAMDWEDTYVCIITGLGAPFGLGYMSTVGFLLDKADTNNTLSMLVPIIFHNEKALCGLRGVFGTDDTLIIGQLLYSIIVRQLNVSEAIEYPRYYFSSDGFVIENDPKHSIDTLIRNQLNLIVPAPHLKTDSVLKSVNAIIKRKDLMSSHSDSRGGGLASRF; via the exons ATGATTGTTACTTTGATTACTTCATTTTTTACAT gCTCTGGAGAAGAATGTCCTTTAACAAAAAGTAGAAGTTATAAATACACGTTAACTATGTATTGTGGAGATggtttaaaattcattataagCTGTTTCACCATTTTGACAATTTCTATTACAACAacattaattttacaaatattatatgcTGATGGAAGCCCACAG AATACTGCTGGTGTACATGGTGCTGTTGCAACAGATTATACAAATTGTTCACAAATTGGAACCAAAATATTACGGAAAGGCGGTAATGCAATAGATGCAGCTGTAGCAGCTACTATTTGTATGACAGTAGTTGCTCCACATAAGACTGGTCTGGGTGG aggTGGTTATATGATGTTATATAATCATAAAGAACAGACAGAACCAATTATTATTGATTTTGctaataatacaattaaag ACAATTTTTTACAAGATGGGATACGTATACCAGCAGTATTAAGGGGATTAGAATATGCACATACATTAAAAGGTAAACTACCATGGAGTGAAATTGTTAAACCTTCTGTATCTTTAGCCAAAGAAGGATTTGTTGTATCAAAGGAGCTAGCAAGTGAAGTATcaaaaaatattgattatgaaattttatatggGCACATTAGTGCAGGAGATATACTAAAGTTACACGATCTTAGCAATTTGTTAAATGCTGTAGGACTGGAAGGAACTAATG taTTATACAATGGAACTTTTTCACAAAAGCTTTTACATGATAGAATTAAACTATCAAAGCTACTTCCACAGTTAGTAAATTATAAACCTGATGTATATATAGCAAAAAAGTCAAGCTTTTATAaacatgtaatatattatcCTCCACATATGTCATTATTAAAATCAATGATTGCAGCACTGGAAGATCTTAACATATCTACTGATAATGCATCCATAGTAGGAGCAGATATGCAAGTAGCTAAAACATTAATAAATTCAGTATCAATGCCATTACAATTAAAACAACATG TTGAAGAAGAAAGATATACTGGAGTTGTTGCAATGGATTGGGAAGATACTTATGTTTGTATTATAAC TGGACTTGGTGCACCATTTGGTCTTGGATATATGTCAACTGTTGGCTTCCTGCTAGATAAAGCTGATACCAATAATACCTTATCTATGCTTGTTCCCATAATCTTTCATAATGAAAAAGCATTATGTGGATTAAGAGGAGTGTTTGGAACTGATGATACATTAATTATTGGACAATTATTGTACAGTATCATAGTGCGTCAATTAAATGTTTCTGAAGCTATTGAATACCCAAG GTATTATTTTTCATCAGATGGATTTGTGATAGAAAATGATCCAAAACATTCTATAGATACATTAATACGAAATCAATTAAACTTAATAGTACCAGCACCACATTTAAAGACTGATTCAGTATTAAAAAGCGTGAATGCAAtcataaaaaggaaagatctAATGTCAAGTCATTCAGATAGTCGTGGAGGTGGCCTTGCATcaagattttaa
- the LOC126870065 gene encoding glutathione hydrolase 7-like isoform X4, protein MYCGDGLKFIISCFTILTISITTTLILQILYADGSPQNTAGVHGAVATDYTNCSQIGTKILRKGGNAIDAAVAATICMTVVAPHKTGLGGGGYMMLYNHKEQTEPIIIDFANNTIKDNFLQDGIRIPAVLRGLEYAHTLKGKLPWSEIVKPSVSLAKEGFVVSKELASEVSKNIDYEILYGHISAGDILKLHDLSNLLNAVGLEGTNVLYNGTFSQKLLHDRIKLSKLLPQLVNYKPDVYIAKKSSFYKHVIYYPPHMSLLKSMIAALEDLNISTDNASIVGADMQVAKTLINSVSMPLQLKQHVEEERYTGVVAMDWEDTYVCIITGLGAPFGLGYMSTVGFLLDKADTNNTLSMLVPIIFHNEKALCGLRGVFGTDDTLIIGQLLYSIIVRQLNVSEAIEYPRYYFSSDGFVIENDPKHSIDTLIRNQLNLIVPAPHLKTDSVLKSVNAIIKRKDLMSSHSDSRGGGLASRF, encoded by the exons ATGTATTGTGGAGATggtttaaaattcattataagCTGTTTCACCATTTTGACAATTTCTATTACAACAacattaattttacaaatattatatgcTGATGGAAGCCCACAG AATACTGCTGGTGTACATGGTGCTGTTGCAACAGATTATACAAATTGTTCACAAATTGGAACCAAAATATTACGGAAAGGCGGTAATGCAATAGATGCAGCTGTAGCAGCTACTATTTGTATGACAGTAGTTGCTCCACATAAGACTGGTCTGGGTGG aggTGGTTATATGATGTTATATAATCATAAAGAACAGACAGAACCAATTATTATTGATTTTGctaataatacaattaaag ACAATTTTTTACAAGATGGGATACGTATACCAGCAGTATTAAGGGGATTAGAATATGCACATACATTAAAAGGTAAACTACCATGGAGTGAAATTGTTAAACCTTCTGTATCTTTAGCCAAAGAAGGATTTGTTGTATCAAAGGAGCTAGCAAGTGAAGTATcaaaaaatattgattatgaaattttatatggGCACATTAGTGCAGGAGATATACTAAAGTTACACGATCTTAGCAATTTGTTAAATGCTGTAGGACTGGAAGGAACTAATG taTTATACAATGGAACTTTTTCACAAAAGCTTTTACATGATAGAATTAAACTATCAAAGCTACTTCCACAGTTAGTAAATTATAAACCTGATGTATATATAGCAAAAAAGTCAAGCTTTTATAaacatgtaatatattatcCTCCACATATGTCATTATTAAAATCAATGATTGCAGCACTGGAAGATCTTAACATATCTACTGATAATGCATCCATAGTAGGAGCAGATATGCAAGTAGCTAAAACATTAATAAATTCAGTATCAATGCCATTACAATTAAAACAACATG TTGAAGAAGAAAGATATACTGGAGTTGTTGCAATGGATTGGGAAGATACTTATGTTTGTATTATAAC TGGACTTGGTGCACCATTTGGTCTTGGATATATGTCAACTGTTGGCTTCCTGCTAGATAAAGCTGATACCAATAATACCTTATCTATGCTTGTTCCCATAATCTTTCATAATGAAAAAGCATTATGTGGATTAAGAGGAGTGTTTGGAACTGATGATACATTAATTATTGGACAATTATTGTACAGTATCATAGTGCGTCAATTAAATGTTTCTGAAGCTATTGAATACCCAAG GTATTATTTTTCATCAGATGGATTTGTGATAGAAAATGATCCAAAACATTCTATAGATACATTAATACGAAATCAATTAAACTTAATAGTACCAGCACCACATTTAAAGACTGATTCAGTATTAAAAAGCGTGAATGCAAtcataaaaaggaaagatctAATGTCAAGTCATTCAGATAGTCGTGGAGGTGGCCTTGCATcaagattttaa